The region aaaaattttgttaGCTTTTTacccaaaattttataaataacaatatttattaaaatatattacatcaCAAATTGAGATACCCACACAAAAAGTTTAGACAGTTTATTTGTTAAgggtttattttaattttttctatcCAATACGAGATAACATGAAGGGTATGATGTACAATGTgacttattacataatataatgaggGTAGGTAGATAACTCAACTTTTACAATAGCACATAGCTAAAAAGCATAAATAAACTATCATAGATTTCAGCGTGGATAGGAAGTAAGCTGGacgtataaataaaactattcaaGATAACTTTGAATGgtcaaaaattgtataatagAACCAACCAGTTTCCTTCCTTTTATCCATATTCAGACTCTAGAACACTTGGTACTTGGTTTATCTTTAACAGAAAATCTCATAATAagctaattttaaacaaaatagagTTACCTACCTACTTGTGTATACCAGATTATTGTCGTCGTTTACCAAGCAagcatgtaatattttttaataattgagtTGATAGTTTTTAAAACAtgaataattatacaatttttattggCACCTCAAAGCaaacaatatcttttttattatggatAAGGGACCAATGTACCTTTGCTTCGATTGACGGATATACTTGATAAATTGGGAAAGAATCCCTGTATGTATATGTGGTTCCTGCTTTGAGGGGGCACGAGGCCTTCTGTCCATCTGTAGTGGTGATTTTGTCGCAGACATCTTGACCGTCAACTCCGATGAAAGGTAAATCAATTCCTAAAAGATTTGCGACAACGTGGTTCGTGACTGAATCCACGTCCTTTTctgtaaaaatagaaataaaattcattagtttaaaaataattaatgcctacgtatttattaataagtaattttttacataaatacttatgacattataattgaaatgatttgtaaaccgatgaaattgtaaatcttgatttaaacgagtggcaatgagtttcttgctacttcttctcattagctcaaccctttacgaagtagccgtagattcaataagaacaattttttttcgacattcataagtgtcattttctctttttttttcagttttatttctttttattattgacTAGTTACAGACCCGACAgccgttgttctgtatataataaataaaataatgtttttatatgaatttgtcaatgtatatcataacatcaaaaattatttcgtaaaatatgcaccctgctttcgttatgaaattgtttcacagcagaactgtcaaaccgtgaaTACCGTATGAATTTGTCactatatcataacatcaaaaattacttcgtaaaatatgcaccctgctgtcgttatgaaattgtttcacagcagaactgtcaaaccgtgaaTACCGTATGAATTTGTCACtgtatatcataacatcaaaaattacttcgtaaaatatgcaccctgctgtcgttatgaaattgtttcacagcagaactgtcaaaccgtgaaTACCGTATGAATTTGTCACtgtatatcataacatcaaaaattacttcgtaaaatatgcaccctgctgtcgttatgaaattgtttcacagcagaactgtcaaaccgtacgtatataaattctctcatagaaattatgtatggactcatcaaaggaaaaacaaatttgttgtttttatttaatttagcagcattttcctatttattcaccttttaaaccttctctggacttccacaaataattcaagaccaaaatttgccaaatcggtccagccgttctcgagttttagcgagactaacgaacagcaattcatttttatatatatagacgtgattattgaatttattaacgAGGCGGCGACAAAAATGCTTCAATTATGTACGTTGTTCTGAATTgtctcaatttaaaataacgacTGTTCAATAtcaattaaacttattctttaataattaggtattctGTGTAGTGTATATCCTTGTCTATTTGCACAAGACTTCATATTTTTCTTTGAGCTCTCTGCGTGTGTGGGAATATAACAATaaggaataataatataataatataataatggaaCATAGGTACTTAAATAAATACAGCAAGTTGATCAAAGAATTGGTCACAGTTCAGCTCATCATCATtatgaagacgtccactgctggacaaaggcctcccccaaagatttacacgacgatcggtcctgcgctgccctcatccaacgtattccggcgatcttgaccagatcgtcggtccatcttgtggggggcctaccaacactgcgtcttccggtacttggtcgccattcgaggactttactgccccaacggccatatgTTCAGATCAGCTCAATGTTTCCAAATTAGTTAGGTTATAGTTTGTAATTAGTTTAGTTTGAAATAACCGTCTATTACtgcatgtatatgaatatatgtacgGTACATagaccaaaatatttttttctgtctgtctgtctgtttgttccggctaatctctgaaatggctggatagattttgacaggacttttattggcaggtagctgatgtaagaaggagtaactaaggctacatttattttcgaaaaaatgttttattttagaaaaataaagtaatgttgcaatgtccaagaaactctaaaaataatgtatatggcaaaacaacgtttgccgggtcagctactaATATATAATTAGGTAATCTCTGAAATAGTCAGTACTATTTTCatctaattttcttaatttttttaagagatTAACAAACTTTACCTGGAATAAAACTTATGACGATATTCTGCGTGGAGCCTTTCCTGAGTTTGCAGGGAGATTTCTTGCACTGCTGCAGTTGAACATTTTCGCTTAAGTTTGGTATTGATTGTCCTGTAATATAAAACATGAATTACAATTAAATGATGTATGGAATGGACAGtcttgtttaataaataaatctattaatGAGTTGCGTTTCACACAGTTTCTTGGAAGTCAGATTGCTTTGCcacttttttttacgaaaataagggacaagacgagcaggacagtcagtttatggtaattgataccccctgcccattacaatgcagtggcgctcaggattcttgaaaaaccctaaaaactaagcggcactactactgcgctcgtcaccttgagacataagatgtatatatataagtctcatttgcccagtaatttcactagctactgcgcccttcagactgtaacaaagtaatgctttcccattactgcttcacggcagcaataggcgccgttgtggtacacataatccatCCGGgtacctgtgcaaaggagcctcccactggtcttatTCGTTTTCTGTCACTTGGCGAAGCATGATTAAGGATTCTCCAAAACAACAGATATCTTCGGCAACTTTTGGTTTCTTATAAGAAACCAACCCTCAATATAGGGTTAAGACCTAAATTGACTGTGAATCATCATAAATTGATCTCAGAATAAATTACTCCAAATAACACAATTCTACTAACATTGTTTCCAATAATACAGAAAAGCAAATTACATCGGATGGTTATCTTAATCATTTATTCAtcaattcttaataataattattaatttaacctTTAAACGTAATAGGTATGCCCTGTATACCCGCCCTCGCCCAATGAGCAAGGTCACTGGCATATGCGAGATGATTATACCACCATCGCGCTGATTGAAGTACagcaacatacatacatacatacatacatataatcacgcctctttcccgtaggaataggcagagaccacttctttccaatTGCTACGacccttacatacttgtttcgcaaGTACAGCAAGCACTACGTAAATGATGCAAGGCATGAAAAATGTAACGCCTGATCATATTTTGTGGGCA is a window of Leptidea sinapis chromosome 26, ilLepSina1.1, whole genome shotgun sequence DNA encoding:
- the LOC126972372 gene encoding ecdysteroid-regulated 16 kDa protein-like is translated as MFSQCLVVCCLLGIAVASNLISQCPGQSIPNLSENVQLQQCKKSPCKLRKGSTQNIVISFIPEKDVDSVTNHVVANLLGIDLPFIGVDGQDVCDKITTTDGQKASCPLKAGTTYTYRDSFPIYQVYPSIEAKVHWSLIHNKKDIVCFEVPIKIV